A DNA window from Pseudoalteromonas spongiae UST010723-006 contains the following coding sequences:
- a CDS encoding tetratricopeptide repeat protein, with product MKIRYFTLIGIWLLCTSAKAADNLHNFEDVCPNLSAPDCSAKLLKQQSEYAPYSTDWYFITAHYLDLLYETTNLKPLKNLTEQYLNSGHTHPVTFQTQLYFYAAKAFDIYNEKVKAKEYAQQAFKLVSATSESFPNPLRMVEIANLEMVFGDKDTATQMLNRLAQQYRKSKDAKLQHEIYGNLANALYSQGQLLESIPHRKSALFWARKLGFTDTITMASGNLARTYQLVGQLQLANETYRDAISNFNSEESPNYSIFQLRLAEINTALGEVEAAKQHITKVRFTKLLPSHLTLYHQLANKLELNLTAP from the coding sequence ATGAAAATTCGATATTTTACGTTAATAGGTATATGGCTACTTTGTACAAGTGCAAAGGCTGCTGATAACCTACATAACTTTGAAGATGTGTGCCCCAACTTATCAGCACCCGATTGCAGCGCAAAGTTGCTTAAGCAACAAAGTGAGTATGCGCCCTACAGTACCGATTGGTATTTTATTACGGCTCATTACTTAGATTTGCTGTATGAAACTACCAATCTAAAACCGTTGAAAAATCTCACAGAGCAATATTTAAATTCAGGCCATACTCACCCTGTTACATTTCAAACTCAGCTCTATTTTTACGCCGCTAAAGCATTTGATATTTATAATGAAAAAGTAAAAGCCAAAGAATATGCACAGCAAGCGTTTAAATTAGTTAGTGCCACATCTGAGAGCTTTCCAAACCCATTGCGTATGGTCGAAATTGCCAATTTGGAGATGGTATTTGGCGATAAAGATACAGCAACACAAATGCTCAACCGCTTAGCTCAGCAATACCGAAAAAGTAAAGATGCTAAACTACAACACGAAATTTACGGCAACTTAGCAAACGCTTTGTACTCGCAAGGTCAGCTACTCGAATCAATCCCGCACAGAAAAAGCGCGCTATTTTGGGCTCGTAAACTCGGGTTTACCGACACTATTACTATGGCAAGTGGCAACTTAGCCCGCACCTATCAATTGGTTGGTCAATTACAACTTGCAAACGAAACATATCGCGATGCGATAAGCAATTTTAACAGTGAAGAAAGCCCCAACTATTCTATTTTCCAACTGCGTTTAGCCGAAATAAACACCGCACTTGGAGAGGTAGAAGCTGCTAAGCAGCACATAACTAAAGTTAGATTTACTAAACTACTGCCAAGCCACCTTACACTTTATCACCAACTGGCAAATAAGCTCGAACTAAACCTAACCGCACCATAG